The following coding sequences lie in one Streptococcus suis genomic window:
- a CDS encoding cell wall hydrolase, whose product MTTVNEVTNFAKDLANRGQGVDYDGWYGKQCVDLPNWICGKYFGKALWGNAIDLIKSAKQHGFEVHYMPTSERPRPGAIFVKNYWAGDGINYGHTGLIIGVSGNTVQTIEQNLVGNLSVGGPAQYASQQISNLVGWFYPPYSDSTAVATQSSSGNLGKVKDEKGTMTVKVSLLNVRDKPGLDGKVVATYTNGEQFNYDSVYIADGYIWVSYVSRSGVRRYVAAGEESNRRNVVPYGTFK is encoded by the coding sequence ATGACAACAGTAAATGAAGTCACCAACTTCGCCAAAGACCTTGCCAACCGTGGTCAAGGCGTAGACTATGATGGTTGGTACGGCAAGCAGTGTGTAGACCTACCTAACTGGATTTGTGGAAAATATTTCGGCAAGGCTCTGTGGGGCAATGCCATTGATTTGATAAAGTCAGCCAAGCAACACGGATTTGAGGTGCATTATATGCCTACCTCAGAACGTCCACGTCCAGGGGCTATCTTTGTCAAAAATTACTGGGCAGGTGACGGTATCAACTATGGGCATACAGGTTTGATTATCGGTGTTAGCGGCAATACCGTCCAAACAATCGAGCAAAACTTGGTAGGTAATTTGTCGGTCGGTGGTCCTGCTCAATATGCTAGCCAGCAAATCAGCAACCTTGTCGGCTGGTTTTATCCACCTTACAGCGACTCTACTGCAGTGGCAACACAGTCAAGCAGTGGCAATCTCGGTAAGGTCAAAGACGAGAAGGGGACAATGACCGTTAAAGTATCTTTGCTCAATGTCCGAGACAAGCCTGGTCTAGACGGTAAAGTTGTGGCAACGTACACGAATGGCGAGCAGTTTAATTATGATTCGGTCTATATTGCCGATGGATACATTTGGGTATCGTATGTTAGCCGTAGCGGTGTACGTCGCTATGTAGCAGCAGGCGAGGAGTCAAATCGGCGTAACGTGGTGCCTTATGGTACGTTTAAATAG